AGATTCATATTAAGGTGCAAAACAAACGAGTGTTTAGGGAAAACAACTTGCACATAATGAATTTATCGTCATTTTGACGTCCTCCATCCAGTTACGCATGACCATATGACGAAAAACGAAAAATTTATACGTGATAATGTATGACCGGAATTCCGTGTATGGGTAATTCTGTTGCAATTGACGGATGCCCCGCCGGTCGGGGCAAACTAATTTTGACATCACTATGGGCTGGTCTTGACATGCAAATTGGGTTTCATTTTATATTTGGGCCTTAGAACAAAAAAACTATAGCCCTTTTACATTTTAGACATTGGCGGCGGAAGCGCACCGAGCACGTGGATTGCCGCGGATCTGGCGactatatgaatatatatatatatatatatatatatatatatatatatgtttttattacCTTCCGGAATAGAAATTTTAATCGAccccaaaaagataaaaaagaaaattctcTCTACGCGAAGGAACAAGGAACTAAATTCACAACCGATACTCGATCCCTGTTGTTTAATCAAAAGGTAATCATCGAGTTGTGGAATGAATTGGTAAATTGTTGAAGTTGTTAGGTTTTGGATTCAGCTTTCGTTTTCCTGGGAATTAGGATTTTCTCTCTGAATCGGTGTTTGTTTCTCGGGAAAATTGCGTGGTTTTGCAGGAGGTGAAATGTCGACGGCCGATTTGATACTGAGACCTGAGTGTGGCGGATGTAAAACGACCAAGGATTTATACGGAAGCAATTGCAAGCACTTGACTCTGTGCGACGACTGTGGCAAAAAAATGGCTCTCAACCGCGCCAAGTGCAACGAGTGCGGCGCCGTCGTCACTCGCTTAATTCGAGttcgccctctctctctctctctctctctctctctctctctctctctctctctctctatatatatatatatatatatatataaagattaaTTGCTGTATTTGTTCTGAAATAGGAATATAATGTTCGAGCGAGTACTGTCAATGACAAGAACTACTTCATTGGGAGATTTGTGACGGGGTTGCCGAGTTTTTCGAAGACGAAGAATTCTGAAAATAAATGGTCTCTCCACAAGGATGGACTACAAGGACGTCAACTTAGTGATGCTATGCGGgtattttcaattcaaattatgCCCATTGGCTATTACTTGCTTGGTTTTCGCCGTTTTGCGAGTATCTTTTGGAGATTGTGTTGCTATAGCTAATAACCACTATAAACTTGTGAATTGTTTGTGACCCGATTGTATCAGCATTTTAAAGCGCGAGTTGAGATTCAAATGCTTTCTGTTCttgtaattttctttcattATGTTCCTCTCGGAATTAGAAAGTTGTGGGATGTTTCATGGACTGACATTAGGATCGTTTGCCCTCCTTCGTATTTACATTACATTTCGTTATGTAGGAGAAGTACAAGAATAAACCCTGGGTTTTGGAGGACGAAAGTGGCCGGTCTCAGTACCAGGGTCATCTTGAAGGTGCACAGACTGCAACCTACTACTTGCTAATAAAGCATCCCTCTGGAAAGGAGTTTTCTGCCATTCCTGCTGGTTCTTGGTACACAGGCCTGACCAATTTTTACTACCGCTTTTTTAATTTTACGGTTCATCACTAATAGTCTTGGCATGAATGTGGGTAAAAGCATTTCATAATTACCAATTATGGCCACGGTTGTTCTATCCATTAGCTTATCAAAACAATGTTGTTTCGACAATATCTCTTAGGTTCAATTTCAACAAGGTTGCACAGTACAAACAACTTACATTGGAGGAAGCCGAAGAGAAGATTAGTAATAGGAAAAAGACTGCAGATGGATATGAAAGATGGATGATGAAAGCTGCAAATAATGGAGCTGCTTTATTTGGTGAAGTGGAGAGGTTTGACAACGATAATGGTGTGGCTGGTGGGAAGGGACGAAAAAAGACAGCTGCTGGtggtgatgatgaagaaggaaaTGGTTCAGATAGAGgagatgaggatgatgaagaagagttggaaaggaagaaaagattGAACAAAAGTGGTGGTGAcggtgatggtgatgatgatgatgaaggcGCAAGGGGAGGTGATGCGGACATGGATGACGATGATATCGAGAAGGGTAAACATTTATCCTCCTTTGTTTTTCCTTATATACAAAATATCATGAGcgctattttttcttttctttctaaccTAAAGAATTGCTACCCAATACCATTATTTATCACCACAAGTTTTTAGAAGAGTGAAATTCAGCTTGTACCTACTTGCCGTGGAATGATGCTGCATATACAGACATGATACCCGCCTCTATTTcactgttttttattattttattattttttatttttaatttgtctcGTGAAGAGTATTTTTCTGTAAAGTATTTGATAACTTCATTAGTAAGGGTTTTAATGTTAGTTCTATGTTTCTTCATCCGTAGGGAATATTGTATCAAATAAGTCTTGTCCagatgtcttttttttttttttttttgtgaacagAACAGGGGCACCTGATGAAGTACGTTATAATCATGTCTGGATTATGTTTGTTCCATGTCTTCCTTTTTAATAATCAAGTAGCCTCTTATTGTAGGTGATGACTGGGAGCACGAAGAAATTTTCACTGATGATGATGAAGCTGTTGGCAACAATCCTGAGGAAAGGGAAGATTTGGAACCAGAGATTCCAGCTCCTCCAGAAATTAAGCAGGTTTGTTGCACAAATGTCTCCCAATTGGTTAATTTCTATATTGTGCGTTATGTTGCATTATGTATCTTTAAGTATGCTGCCTTCTACTAGTAAATATCTGGTTTTGatgatatatataaatatttagcTGTTGAACCAAAAGAGGGGGGCCTGGAGGTATAGtggttttaatttataaaaaatcattgaTGCTTGCTACGCACTCTTTTTGTATTATGTAGAACCCACAACCACTATTTGTTAAGAGTTCAGTTATAAACTAATACTGATGAACATAATAGGTAGACGGATTTTGATATTTGTATACAAATTGATTTGaacatttttatatttgaaaactATGCTATGGAATATAGTACAGCAGTCAAGACCTAGTTATCTTGCTTGTTCAATTTGGGGGTGTGTCTCGGGTTTTTCTCTTAGTTCCCTTCACATCTTGATAATTCCTTGTGCTATTATCTGTTTAAGTTTGAGCCTCAATTTTATTGATATGAGTGTCATAAATTATAACGCTTTGATTTCCTCCTCTATTGGCACTGGTGTGTTCTGTTTTCACCATGTATCTGGTGGTACCTTGGAAGTTTGTACACGTGTGTCAGTTTTATCCATGGTGCAAGTGCTTTGTACATTGTGGCTCTTTGTGCAATTTAAAGATGGcctttttttaaatatgtttttttCTCACAGGATGATGAGGACGAGGATGAAGATGACAAAGAGGGTGGGCTGAGCAAATCAGGAAAAGAGTTGAAGAAGCTACTTGGGCGAAGTGGTGGGCTGAATGATTCAGATGTGGAGGATGAcgacgatgatgatgatgatgtaagttatttatttattttttagcaTACTCAATAGTCAATAGGATGATGATGTAGATTCCAATTTCCCATAATAACAACTCAAGTGCTTCACTTGTCTATGTAGAACTGCATCtgttatatgattttttttttttccgtgtaCTACGTTCATTTTGAAAAGCAATGGgacatttttgttgaagctaCCAGTATGTTTTATTCATAGACACGGGAGTTTTGAAGATTTGATTTGTATGTAAAACTGCATCACAGCTCTTCTCCCGCTAATTCgccttttctttctcttgtgTCCAGATGGATGATGATATTGGCTTTCCTTCAGAGCTGGCTCCAAAGCAGAAGGATGCACCCAAAGAGGAACCATCTGACAACAGTCCCTCAAAACCAACACCTTTTGCGTCCAGTCGAGGAACTACATCAACCTCCAAGTCCTCAAAGGGAAAGAGAAAATCAAGTGGCGATGATGCTAAGGCATCTAACAGTGCACCTCCCAAGAAGGTCAAGACTGAAAATGTACGTTTTGCTACTTTGTTTTTATCAGATTTATTTttggaagctttgaaactccccATACTCGCAAATGATATGCTATTCATTTATATTGTATCCAAATTAGGAACAaaaatccatcaaagaggagCCTGTGTCTGTACCTGCTTCTAAAAGTAGTGCGCCTCCAAAAGGTACTCCGCCGGTGAAAACAGAGCCATCATCATCTGGTGGACGTGTCACCGAGGAAGAAATCAGGGCCGTGTTGATGCAGAGAACACCACTTACCACGAATGATCTTGTTTCTAGATTTAAGGGAAGACTCAAATCGTCTGAGGTACGATCTGTCACGTTTGTACCATTGTTTGGACTCATTTTCCAGGCTCTGCCCTCTTCTGTTTTGAATTTGAAGAACGTAGACTGGATAATTAGAATTGTGGTAGTTTCCTTATTTCTTCATTCTGTCTATGGTGCAGGAAAAGGCTGCTTTTTCGAGTATTCTAAGGAGAATTTCTAAGATAAAGAAGGGCAACAACGGAACCAGCAGCTTTATAGTACTGAAAGAACGATGATTGGATCCCCCAATACACTGAGGTGCCCTCTCTGAGGAATTACGACTACTCTGTCTAGTGTATTGGTCTTGTGTATAATTGAGATTGTACGATGCTAGCATCAGTCGCTCGTGGGTGCATGACTAGAATTGTAGTCATTGATCTTTGTGGGCTCTCCATAGATCAATGGCTAGAACAACTCTGTGCTTATAGGTCTATTGTGCTTGTAATTATACTAAATCGTCAgaatttgtaattttctttcgtGTTTTTGGGATAATCACTTCGTTGCTAACTCGAAATgaattgatttaaaattttaagagtCTCGTTTTCTTACTAGATTATAATTAATACAAACCAAAATCCAAATAAGTACCAATCCTCACTGTCTTACTAAATTAGAATTaacacacatgacatacttctAACTCTAATTACCCAACACATAACAAAGCAACCCAAATGACAACACCATGAGGCTTGCAGTGAGATGGGCCGAACCAGAAGGGGTTTTGGGCCCTTCAGCTGCAACCACCGCGGAGCCCTTTGATTCTGCCACGAGGGAGTTGGACGTTTCAGGAGCTTGATATGATTGAGGCATAACTTCCACGTGTAGTTTGAGGCCCTTATTGCAGCTGTCGACGTTACTGCTAGCGAAGTACCGGAGTCCTTCCTTGTCCATCGAGATGCTATCCAGGCCGTCCGTGAACATCCTGATTGGGTTGGTTACATCGCACGATTCGAATTCCTCCTTGCTCTTCACTTCAGCTATGTACCCATGCGCCGCGGAGTAGGCTAGCCCTGCTCATATTCATaaaagtgagaaaaaaaaaattaaagaattcgAATAATAAACCAAATGCATGAAAATATCCTTACTTTCTTTCCACTTCATTCTCCTTTTATTCGGGAACAGAACAGACAAATGGCTTGGTTAGAGGTGCCAAGAAAACTAAACCAAAGGGAGAGGAATAGGGCTGGTTTGCGATTGCTTTTATAGGAAGCGTTATATGAATAGCAAAAATTCAACTTAATAAGTAGTTTTTTTGTAAGTACTCTTAAACTTTTAGTTAACCGATGTTAGAACATAATTTTCATAACACAATATCGCTTTTTGTAACGCATAAGCACTTTTAAGTTTCTCCCGACCGACATCTTAAGCGATTTAACCATTTCAAAAGCAGAGCaattaaacataaattgatACGACTCCTTAGAATTTGGTAACTTCAACTTCATTAACAACCACTTACGAATCTTTTTTCGGATTACCCCCATTTATCTCAAGTTTTGGATTGAACTAATCCATTGACGCAAATAATTCATGGAAAAAATCGAGTTATATGTGCCCTATAAGTAAAACCAAACAAACCCTTATTAAGCttgagagagaggaggagagagaagactCACACATCTTATCTCCGGCCCTAAATGTTTTGCCCGAGGACCAAGAAGCGAGGTCGGAGGATGGATCCCAGCCGCGGTCTCCTCCGACCACATGGTGCACTTGTGCTCCAACCAAGCTCCCTCCGAGGCTCACGGCGGCGATACCAATCGCCAAAACAGCAACAGCCACCTTCAATGCTACAGCTCCAGCCATTAGCTCACAAGAGTCTCTCGTCTGGGCACCAGCCAAAGAGTTTGCtttttatctctctttttatCTGAACAAAAGCTAAATGCaacagagaaagagagtgatAATGTGTGGGAGAAGTAAAGGCGCACCTTTTTCGGTTTTTAGCAATGAATTACTTTCCAAGCAATTTCCCACTCGTTTAAACCAAAACAAGCGAAGACTGGTTGTTCATACTCCTTTTCTACGTGTACAACTACCACTGGGCCACTACCCTACTCCTTTTTTACGAGAATACCCCTCTGTTGTTGTCCCCACTTGGAGGTGCTTAAATGCCTTCAAAGTCAGAAATTGGTATATCAAAATATCATAAGATAAAAGAccgtatattaaaaaaaaatattttaattacttATATTATGATATTTGACGTACCAAGTTATGTTTCTAGCATATAAAAAAAGTTGCCTACAAAACAATGAGTGTGGTCTTGTGCTGCGGTACCCCGTAGCATAGCTAGTAGTAGCACAAAGGGCGTTCCACctaattaccaaattaccaaTTTATTACCAGATGCCAACCTTGACGTTCGTTCGTGGCCTAGACCTAGAGACTAGAGAGACACTTGCATGAAATGTTTTACCGCTGACTTGGCTTCTCAAGTCACTAATATAACTAAGTTCACGTAAAAAGAGTTGTTCAAATGATCTAATGTCACATATGTACCTTCATGTCACAAGAATTTTTCTCCATTACCAAACCTTCATTACGTACTCATTACTAACAATCTCATGCGACTATAAAACATACTATAAGAATTTGGAATGTTATACATACTAATCATATGCCCTATTACAAATGTTAAGCACAAGCATAATCCTATATTTCTCTAATATTTTAAGCTCTTTCGTTAACCTAAGAATTCTACAGTTAATTACATGAGTCCGCCAGCCTAGCATAGCAATGTGAGGTTGTAATTAAACACGGTATAAAGTGATTGATTGTATAATGAGGCTGATTAAACATGGTTCTTTTCTCCTTATACTAgtctttttatttaatgaaagtaacttagtttgacaaaaaaaaaagaaggatctagatcctctccggatctaagGATGCCGAGCCTAGGGATCAGTTAATGAAATTTCAACGGGTCGGATCAATTGATCCCTGGGCTCAGGATCTGGATCCAAAAAAAAAGACCCCCTACCTTGGGTAGGTAGCAAATCACTTTATGATCAATTGAGAAGAATTAAAGCTTGCAGACGAAGACCCATACCTGGAAGGTAATAAGAAGGGCACCCTACTAATCATGGGTAGTAAGcaacatcaaatgaattaaCGTTGCAGAAGACCTTGTGCCTGAAAGGAGAAGGGCACCCTACCCGTTATggcaatataaaaaaaatacatgagtACGCCATAAAAATGCGAAGAAGCGTTTGAAAATTGAACGGTAGGTatgcttttcttcttttctactCCCCAACGAAACCCTAGCTGTCACCACCAGGATCGTACGTACCCTCTGCCATGGTCCATGCATGGTAATCAAATTTTGGAGCAGAGAGCTGGATGATGAGCAAATCTCATGTGATGTGAATCATGTGATCACTTCCGTTCATATGCACAACATGAACTTGTGGTCCTAAATGAAAATCGACTACGTTACCATGTATAATCTCTATTTGAGAAAATTTCTTGCA
This genomic stretch from Pyrus communis chromosome 2, drPyrComm1.1, whole genome shotgun sequence harbors:
- the LOC137726194 gene encoding mavicyanin-like, yielding MAGAVALKVAVAVLAIGIAAVSLGGSLVGAQVHHVVGGDRGWDPSSDLASWSSGKTFRAGDKMWLAYSAAHGYIAEVKSKEEFESCDVTNPIRMFTDGLDSISMDKEGLRYFASSNVDSCNKGLKLHVEVMPQSYQAPETSNSLVAESKGSAVVAAEGPKTPSGSAHLTASLMVLSFGLLCYVLGN
- the LOC137725168 gene encoding transcription initiation factor IIF subunit alpha-like, giving the protein MSTADLILRPECGGCKTTKDLYGSNCKHLTLCDDCGKKMALNRAKCNECGAVVTRLIREYNVRASTVNDKNYFIGRFVTGLPSFSKTKNSENKWSLHKDGLQGRQLSDAMREKYKNKPWVLEDESGRSQYQGHLEGAQTATYYLLIKHPSGKEFSAIPAGSWFNFNKVAQYKQLTLEEAEEKISNRKKTADGYERWMMKAANNGAALFGEVERFDNDNGVAGGKGRKKTAAGGDDEEGNGSDRGDEDDEEELERKKRLNKSGGDGDGDDDDEGARGGDADMDDDDIEKGDDWEHEEIFTDDDEAVGNNPEEREDLEPEIPAPPEIKQDDEDEDEDDKEGGLSKSGKELKKLLGRSGGLNDSDVEDDDDDDDDMDDDIGFPSELAPKQKDAPKEEPSDNSPSKPTPFASSRGTTSTSKSSKGKRKSSGDDAKASNSAPPKKVKTENEQKSIKEEPVSVPASKSSAPPKGTPPVKTEPSSSGGRVTEEEIRAVLMQRTPLTTNDLVSRFKGRLKSSEEKAAFSSILRRISKIKKGNNGTSSFIVLKER